The following are encoded together in the Pedobacter sp. D749 genome:
- a CDS encoding SIP domain-containing protein → MPKLPSWLANTMEKVISNKIYQVEVAETKMLCSNLKCVTFKGDFFDAKFIPGMEVLFRVNANEYRHYTLSGFDEAHETCEVIFYLNRQGPGHHLAVNIQKGDRLKLIVDRAKVKYNEASNQHFFFGDETSLGLYESLGKKVIDEDVEYFGVLELQEENLHSVKQLKLLIDTVPSDLTAPAKNAINWMDNMHPLCWEMWQNATFYLTGRAKSVQQFKRYLKQRGVSFRQIITMPYWEMGRVGG, encoded by the coding sequence ATGCCTAAATTACCTTCATGGCTGGCCAACACAATGGAAAAAGTGATCAGCAATAAAATATATCAAGTAGAAGTTGCAGAAACCAAAATGTTATGCAGCAACTTAAAGTGCGTTACCTTTAAAGGCGATTTTTTCGACGCTAAATTTATTCCGGGAATGGAGGTATTGTTTCGGGTTAACGCCAACGAGTACAGACATTATACATTATCAGGCTTTGACGAAGCACACGAAACCTGTGAAGTGATTTTTTACCTGAACAGGCAAGGCCCCGGTCATCATCTGGCCGTAAATATCCAAAAAGGGGATCGTTTAAAACTGATTGTAGACCGCGCAAAGGTAAAATACAATGAAGCATCCAATCAGCATTTCTTTTTTGGTGATGAAACCAGCCTTGGTTTGTACGAATCGTTAGGTAAAAAGGTAATTGATGAAGATGTAGAATATTTTGGGGTATTGGAACTTCAGGAAGAAAACCTGCATTCGGTTAAACAACTTAAACTGTTAATTGATACCGTACCCTCTGACCTGACCGCCCCTGCTAAAAATGCCATCAATTGGATGGACAATATGCATCCGCTATGTTGGGAAATGTGGCAAAATGCTACGTTTTATTTAACAGGCAGAGCGAAATCGGTACAACAGTTTAAACGTTACCTAAAACAAAGGGGCGTAAGC